Proteins encoded within one genomic window of Enterococcus haemoperoxidus ATCC BAA-382:
- a CDS encoding Cof-type HAD-IIB family hydrolase, protein MIKLVAIDLDGTLLNSKKEISERNKQALAKAKAAGVKIVICTGRPLAAIGIYLDALNLRDNGDYSITFNGGLVQKNDTGEIIEKASMPLENVHDLFELAAALNVPLDILSDGLVLQLPTTQNYESLYSQLNTLLTYESYELDQLTADRIYNKAVIAVEQTYLDEQIKKIPSPFYDRYEIIKTRSNLLEFMPKGITKAYGISLLARDLDINQEEIMTVGDEENDLPMIEYAGLGVAMENAVARVKDLADVITDTNDNDGVAQAVEKFVLEPLKGGI, encoded by the coding sequence TTGATTAAATTAGTCGCTATTGATTTAGATGGCACACTTTTAAATAGTAAAAAAGAAATTTCTGAAAGAAATAAACAAGCCTTGGCCAAAGCGAAAGCTGCAGGTGTTAAAATCGTCATTTGTACAGGTCGTCCGTTAGCAGCGATCGGTATTTATTTAGACGCTTTGAATTTGCGAGACAACGGTGATTACAGTATTACCTTTAATGGTGGATTGGTTCAAAAAAACGATACTGGCGAAATCATTGAAAAAGCATCCATGCCTTTAGAAAATGTTCATGATTTGTTTGAATTAGCTGCAGCGTTGAATGTACCTTTGGATATTCTGTCTGACGGGCTAGTGTTGCAACTGCCAACGACGCAGAATTATGAATCGTTATATAGCCAACTAAATACATTACTGACATATGAGTCTTATGAATTAGACCAACTGACAGCTGATAGAATTTACAATAAAGCAGTCATTGCAGTGGAACAAACGTATCTAGATGAGCAAATTAAAAAGATTCCTAGTCCATTTTATGATCGTTATGAAATCATCAAAACGAGAAGTAATCTACTAGAATTTATGCCAAAAGGAATCACGAAAGCCTATGGAATTTCTTTATTAGCTAGAGATTTAGACATTAATCAAGAAGAAATCATGACGGTCGGTGATGAAGAAAATGATTTACCGATGATCGAATATGCAGGACTTGGCGTAGCGATGGAAAATGCTGTTGCTAGAGTGAAAGATTTGGCAGATGTAATCACAGATACAAACGATAATGACGGCGTCGCACAAGCCGTTGAAAAATTTGTGTTAGAACCATTGAAAGGAGGAATATAA
- a CDS encoding YitT family protein, translating to MKFTKRQIQDTLYVTIGSFILAVSINSILLPNKIVAGGANGISVVINYLFGINPALVLYAINLPLLIVCFLLLGKEVGIKTIYGSLIYPFFVGITTHLPVLTHNIFLATIFGGILTGIGLGLEFRGNASTGGTAIISQVVNKYFKVSLGVSILFVDGLVILSALFVFNTDTVLFSLICLYLIGRVVDMVQVGFVRSKNVLIISPKFAEIKEKILVDMDKGLTMIPIEGGYQKNPSMLMMTVISEKDFAKIKENVMAIDEEAFIVSMNASEVFGRGFSLKKIAEDYGIEANNL from the coding sequence ATGAAATTTACGAAAAGACAAATCCAAGATACGTTATACGTAACGATTGGTTCTTTTATTTTAGCAGTATCGATCAATTCGATTTTACTGCCAAATAAAATTGTAGCAGGTGGTGCCAATGGGATCAGTGTAGTGATCAATTATCTGTTTGGAATCAATCCGGCTTTAGTTTTATATGCGATTAATTTGCCTTTATTAATTGTTTGCTTTTTACTCTTAGGGAAAGAAGTTGGAATCAAAACAATTTATGGAAGCTTGATTTATCCGTTTTTTGTAGGTATCACCACTCATTTGCCTGTGCTAACTCATAATATTTTTCTAGCGACGATCTTCGGGGGGATCCTAACAGGTATTGGTTTGGGTCTAGAATTTAGAGGGAATGCTTCAACTGGCGGTACGGCTATTATTTCACAAGTCGTGAATAAGTACTTTAAAGTTTCGTTAGGTGTCTCAATTTTATTTGTAGATGGATTAGTCATTTTATCGGCTCTATTCGTTTTCAATACTGACACAGTGCTATTCTCACTGATTTGTTTATACCTTATTGGACGTGTAGTGGATATGGTTCAAGTTGGCTTTGTTCGTTCGAAAAATGTGTTGATTATTTCACCAAAATTTGCAGAAATCAAAGAAAAAATCTTAGTTGATATGGATAAAGGCTTGACAATGATCCCAATCGAAGGTGGGTATCAAAAAAATCCAAGTATGCTGATGATGACGGTTATTAGCGAAAAAGACTTTGCTAAGATCAAAGAAAATGTCATGGCCATCGATGAAGAAGCATTTATTGTTTCGATGAATGCAAGCGAAGTTTTTGGTCGAGGTTTTAGTTTAAAGAAAATAGCAGAAGATTATGGAATTGAAGCGAATAATTTATAA
- a CDS encoding winged helix-turn-helix transcriptional regulator, with protein sequence MESVPTSVKKKYNIGVEVTMDVIGGKWKPIILCNLRHQVMRTSELLRAIPNISQKMLTQQLRELEQDNIVDRKSYNQIPPKVEYSLSDYGESLGEILDLLCSWGETHAEHLIDNGEAISLNCNN encoded by the coding sequence ATGGAATCAGTCCCAACATCAGTCAAAAAAAAGTACAATATAGGTGTGGAAGTTACGATGGATGTGATTGGTGGCAAATGGAAACCGATCATTCTTTGTAACTTAAGACATCAAGTCATGCGCACAAGTGAACTACTTAGAGCGATACCCAATATCTCCCAAAAAATGTTGACGCAGCAATTACGTGAATTAGAACAAGATAATATTGTTGATCGAAAGTCCTATAACCAAATTCCGCCAAAAGTTGAATATAGTCTAAGTGATTACGGTGAATCTTTAGGCGAAATTCTTGATTTGCTTTGTTCTTGGGGAGAAACACATGCGGAGCATTTGATTGATAATGGTGAAGCGATTAGTTTGAATTGTAATAATTAA
- the gshAB gene encoding bifunctional glutamate--cysteine ligase/glutathione synthetase gives MKFKELLQQKSVRPYVMAARFGLEKESQRTTFDGQLATTDHPEVLGNRSYHPYIQTDFSETQMELITPVANSINEMLRYLAAIHDVAIRSMNKHEMLWPLSMPPKLPLKDEDIKIAKLDQFEGILYRRYLAREYGKRKQMVSGIHFNFEYDITLVQQLFSEQAEYETIEEFKNILYMKVSRNYLRYRWLITYLFGASPVSESGYFTEREERPKEPVRSLRNSSFGYKNNENVKVSYESLQQYINDIHRMVENGILSEEKEFYSAVRLRGGKQMADLPKTGVRYIELRNLDLNPFAPLGVDEESLEFIHLFMLYLLWTDEKEAPNDWVATGDFLNEQVALGHPFAQVKLLAEGDRIFAEMDEMIEALGLFRAKKSLEVHRAQLRTPDLTIAGKMWTIIESNSNQELGIIFGKEYQGMAFERPYQLAGFRNMELSTQLFLFDIIQKGVEVELLDEAEQFLKLKHNDHVEYVKNANMTSKDSYIVPLIMENKTVTKKVLAQAGFNVPDGDEFDTIERAEQAYIKYSEKAFVIKPKTTNYGLGITIFKEGASLADYTEALKLAFKEDSAVLIEEFLPGTEYRFFVLDDQVRAIMLRVPANVVGDGIRSVEALVAEKNLDPLRGTHHRSPLELIQLGDVERLMLKEQNLLTTSVPDKDQIVYLRENSNISTGGDSIDVTDNFDESYKRIAIEAVQALGAKICGIDLIVPDKSIKGTKNSRTYGIIEANFNPAMHMHAYPHSGHGRHLTMDVLKMLYPEIFE, from the coding sequence ATGAAATTTAAAGAGTTGTTACAGCAAAAAAGTGTGCGTCCATATGTCATGGCTGCACGATTTGGATTAGAAAAAGAAAGTCAACGCACGACATTTGATGGTCAACTAGCGACGACAGATCATCCGGAAGTTTTAGGAAATCGATCTTATCATCCATACATTCAAACAGATTTTAGTGAAACACAGATGGAATTGATCACGCCAGTGGCGAACTCGATCAATGAAATGCTCCGCTATCTTGCGGCAATTCATGATGTAGCAATACGTTCGATGAATAAACATGAAATGCTTTGGCCGTTAAGTATGCCGCCAAAATTGCCACTTAAAGATGAAGACATTAAAATAGCCAAGCTTGATCAGTTTGAAGGTATTCTTTATCGTCGCTACTTAGCAAGAGAATATGGCAAACGTAAGCAAATGGTTAGTGGGATTCATTTTAATTTTGAATATGATATTACATTAGTTCAACAGCTTTTTTCTGAACAAGCAGAATACGAAACGATTGAAGAATTTAAAAATATTTTATATATGAAAGTCTCACGTAACTATTTACGTTATCGCTGGTTGATTACGTATCTATTCGGCGCATCTCCTGTCAGTGAATCAGGCTACTTTACTGAAAGAGAAGAGCGACCGAAAGAGCCTGTCAGAAGTCTACGCAACAGTTCGTTTGGCTATAAAAACAATGAAAATGTCAAAGTATCTTATGAATCTTTACAACAGTATATTAATGACATTCACCGAATGGTTGAAAATGGTATCTTATCAGAAGAAAAAGAGTTTTACTCTGCGGTTCGATTACGTGGGGGCAAACAAATGGCTGATTTGCCTAAAACTGGCGTCCGCTATATTGAACTTAGAAATCTGGATTTAAACCCATTTGCGCCATTAGGGGTGGATGAAGAGTCACTTGAATTTATTCATTTGTTTATGTTGTATTTATTGTGGACAGATGAAAAAGAAGCACCGAATGATTGGGTTGCAACAGGCGATTTCTTAAATGAGCAAGTTGCTTTAGGCCATCCTTTTGCGCAAGTAAAGCTTTTAGCAGAAGGGGATCGGATATTTGCTGAAATGGATGAAATGATCGAAGCTTTAGGTTTATTTAGAGCGAAGAAATCATTAGAAGTTCACCGAGCGCAACTAAGAACACCTGATTTAACGATTGCTGGAAAAATGTGGACGATCATTGAAAGTAACTCAAATCAGGAATTGGGTATTATTTTTGGAAAAGAATATCAAGGAATGGCTTTTGAACGTCCGTATCAATTAGCTGGGTTCAGAAATATGGAGTTATCCACGCAGTTGTTTTTATTTGATATCATTCAAAAAGGTGTGGAAGTTGAACTGTTAGATGAAGCAGAGCAATTTTTGAAACTCAAACACAACGACCATGTCGAGTACGTCAAAAATGCCAATATGACTAGTAAAGATAGTTATATCGTACCATTGATCATGGAGAACAAGACTGTTACCAAAAAGGTTTTGGCACAAGCTGGGTTTAACGTACCAGATGGAGATGAGTTTGATACGATCGAAAGGGCAGAACAAGCTTATATCAAATATTCTGAAAAAGCGTTTGTAATCAAACCAAAAACAACAAATTATGGACTGGGAATCACAATTTTTAAAGAAGGAGCTTCCTTGGCAGATTATACAGAAGCATTGAAATTAGCATTTAAAGAAGATTCTGCTGTTTTGATCGAAGAATTCTTGCCAGGAACTGAGTATCGATTTTTTGTTTTAGATGATCAAGTGCGAGCAATTATGCTGCGTGTACCAGCTAATGTTGTGGGAGACGGCATTCGTTCTGTTGAAGCGTTAGTAGCAGAAAAGAATCTTGATCCCTTGAGAGGAACTCACCACCGTTCACCGCTGGAATTGATTCAATTAGGTGATGTTGAACGGTTGATGTTAAAAGAGCAAAATCTATTGACGACATCGGTTCCTGATAAAGATCAGATCGTTTATTTGCGGGAGAATTCCAATATCAGCACTGGTGGCGATTCGATCGATGTAACGGATAACTTTGATGAAAGTTATAAACGGATTGCTATTGAAGCGGTTCAAGCACTAGGTGCGAAAATATGTGGTATTGATTTGATTGTTCCAGATAAATCGATTAAAGGAACCAAGAATAGCCGAACATATGGCATCATAGAAGCAAACTTTAACCCAGCAATGCATATGCATGCTTATCCGCATTCGGGTCATGGGCGCCATTTAACAATGGATGTATTGAAAATGTTGTATCCAGAGATATTTGAATAA
- a CDS encoding aldo/keto reductase — MIRSLTDKILLNNKVEMPGFGLGVFQVSNENTVLSVQKAIEAGYVSIDTAQIYGNEAGVGEGIKRGLTLTGKKREELFITSKVWNHGLNYDQTITAFNDSLATLGLDYLDLYLIHWPGDNEFLEPWAALEDLYLSGKIKAIGVSNFEVHHLKTLLDTAKITPVINQVELHPRMAQKEIRAFGKEKGIITEAWSPLMQGQLLEDETILKIAAKHNKSAAQIILRWHIQNDIIVIPKSVKESRIRSNAEIFDFELSTEDLAVINQLDDGTRVGPNPDTFFFK; from the coding sequence ATGATTCGTTCATTAACAGACAAAATATTATTAAACAATAAAGTTGAAATGCCAGGCTTTGGTTTAGGTGTATTTCAAGTAAGTAATGAAAATACTGTTTTATCCGTGCAAAAAGCAATTGAGGCAGGCTACGTCAGTATCGATACTGCACAAATTTATGGAAATGAAGCTGGTGTCGGAGAAGGAATCAAGCGTGGTCTAACCTTGACTGGGAAAAAACGTGAAGAGCTGTTTATCACAAGTAAAGTTTGGAATCATGGGTTAAACTATGATCAAACGATTACGGCCTTTAACGACAGTTTAGCAACATTAGGTTTGGATTATTTAGATCTTTATTTGATCCACTGGCCTGGAGACAATGAATTTTTAGAACCTTGGGCAGCATTGGAAGATTTGTATCTTAGCGGAAAAATCAAAGCGATCGGCGTTAGTAACTTTGAAGTCCATCATCTAAAAACACTTCTTGATACAGCAAAAATCACTCCTGTAATCAATCAAGTGGAGCTTCATCCCCGAATGGCGCAAAAAGAAATTCGAGCATTTGGAAAAGAAAAAGGAATCATCACTGAAGCCTGGTCACCTTTGATGCAAGGGCAACTATTAGAAGACGAAACGATTTTAAAAATTGCCGCAAAACACAACAAATCGGCCGCTCAAATTATTTTAAGGTGGCATATTCAAAACGATATTATCGTTATTCCAAAATCGGTTAAAGAATCACGTATCAGAAGTAATGCAGAAATTTTTGACTTTGAACTATCAACAGAAGATTTAGCTGTGATCAATCAACTAGATGATGGTACACGAGTTGGTCCTAATCCAGATACATTCTTTTTTAAATAA
- a CDS encoding cysteine hydrolase family protein — MNTKALIVIDLQNGLENSGTGLFHLTDLLTGVNQRIADYRKNHQPIIFIQHEDTELVPESYDWQLFEQLDARDCDFYVGKTHANSFFQTKLTALLAELAVTELEFCGAQTEYCVDTTVRMAHGLGYTCFMKRGLSTTLNNDLLGAQTIIKHHENLWDQRFLTFI; from the coding sequence ATGAATACTAAAGCTTTGATAGTCATCGATCTCCAAAATGGTCTAGAAAATTCGGGTACTGGTTTATTTCATCTGACTGATTTATTGACAGGGGTCAACCAACGTATTGCAGATTACCGAAAAAATCACCAGCCAATTATTTTTATTCAACACGAAGATACCGAACTTGTTCCTGAAAGTTATGATTGGCAACTATTTGAGCAACTAGATGCTAGAGATTGTGACTTTTATGTCGGGAAAACTCATGCCAATTCTTTTTTTCAAACGAAGTTAACAGCCCTCTTAGCTGAGCTAGCTGTCACCGAACTTGAATTTTGTGGTGCTCAAACAGAATATTGCGTTGATACCACAGTTCGTATGGCTCACGGTTTAGGGTACACTTGTTTCATGAAACGAGGACTCAGTACTACACTAAACAATGATTTATTAGGCGCTCAAACGATTATCAAACACCATGAAAATTTATGGGATCAACGATTTTTAACTTTTATTTGA
- a CDS encoding SDR family NAD(P)-dependent oxidoreductase, which produces MEMNIKGKTALITGSTKGIGKAIASELAKEGVNVLINGRNEKEVTALVDELKDRFPKTNPQSASGDIVVSEDRQRLFNKFPHIDILVNNMGIFQPMAYEDIDDDTWERFFRINVLAANSLVKFYLPKMLNENFGRIIFIASEEAVMPSGEMPQYSMTKTMQLSLAKSLSKLTKGTQVTVNTIMPGSTMTEGVRDMIEKMYPDSTLTLAEKEKLFMANNRPLSQIQRLIDPSEIGRLTAFISSPYASAFSGAALRMDGGMVPTIF; this is translated from the coding sequence ATGGAAATGAATATCAAAGGAAAAACTGCATTAATCACCGGCTCAACAAAGGGGATTGGCAAAGCGATTGCGAGTGAATTAGCCAAAGAAGGTGTCAATGTTTTGATTAATGGCCGTAACGAAAAAGAAGTTACAGCGTTAGTCGACGAACTAAAAGACCGCTTTCCAAAAACGAATCCACAATCTGCTTCTGGAGATATCGTTGTCTCAGAAGATCGCCAACGCTTATTTAACAAATTTCCTCATATTGATATTCTAGTGAATAACATGGGGATTTTTCAACCAATGGCTTATGAAGATATTGACGATGATACTTGGGAAAGATTCTTTCGGATAAATGTACTTGCTGCCAATTCTCTCGTTAAATTTTATCTCCCTAAAATGTTAAACGAAAACTTCGGCAGAATCATTTTTATTGCTAGTGAAGAGGCGGTCATGCCTTCTGGAGAAATGCCACAGTATAGTATGACAAAAACCATGCAGCTTTCTTTAGCGAAAAGCTTGTCTAAGTTAACCAAAGGAACACAAGTAACCGTTAATACAATCATGCCAGGCTCTACAATGACTGAAGGCGTGCGTGATATGATCGAAAAAATGTATCCTGATTCAACATTGACCTTAGCAGAAAAAGAAAAATTATTTATGGCAAACAACCGTCCCTTATCTCAGATCCAACGCTTGATCGATCCTAGTGAAATCGGACGTTTAACTGCGTTTATCAGCAGTCCCTATGCTTCAGCGTTCAGCGGTGCCGCACTTCGGATGGATGGCGGTATGGTTCCAACAATATTTTAG
- a CDS encoding tyrosine-type recombinase/integrase, protein MRKGENIYKRKDGRWEGRFIKDRTTDKRIIYGYVYGKNYSEVKEKLSIKKAQYIASNKNITSFSGTLEEWLNYWLEILMKNKIKASSYSNYKGKIDKYILPYLGKTTLRDLKTEHIESFINDLNTMNLANSTIRSIIAILKSSLKKAVYDEKIYSDPCTKIVLPTIQKPEIAALTVHAQKSLERIVLQQNECSGEIIALYTGMRIGEISGLKWSDIDMEKNIIHVRRTISRIPSTTINGKTEIIIDTPKTKSSLRVIPLAVNLKEYLLKWKKCAISEYVINCRGSFTEPRIINYRFKKNVKTARLGSIHFHMLRHTFATRCVEEGIDIATLSKILGHSSIKMTLDTYTDSLWENRKAAISVIDKRLSIHS, encoded by the coding sequence GTGAGAAAAGGTGAAAATATTTATAAACGAAAAGACGGACGTTGGGAAGGACGTTTTATTAAAGATCGAACAACAGATAAACGAATTATTTATGGATACGTGTATGGAAAAAACTATTCAGAAGTGAAAGAAAAGTTATCAATAAAAAAAGCACAATACATTGCTTCAAACAAAAATATCACTTCTTTTTCAGGTACTTTGGAAGAATGGCTTAATTATTGGTTAGAGATTTTGATGAAAAATAAAATCAAGGCATCCTCCTATTCAAACTATAAAGGTAAGATAGACAAATACATATTGCCTTACTTAGGGAAGACAACATTGAGGGATTTGAAGACAGAACATATTGAATCTTTCATCAATGATTTAAATACGATGAACTTAGCAAATAGCACGATTCGCAGTATTATCGCTATATTGAAAAGTTCATTGAAAAAAGCTGTCTACGATGAAAAAATCTATAGTGATCCTTGCACCAAGATTGTCTTACCCACCATACAAAAACCAGAGATTGCTGCACTGACTGTACATGCACAAAAGAGTTTGGAACGAATTGTCTTACAACAAAATGAGTGCTCCGGAGAAATTATTGCACTGTATACCGGAATGAGAATTGGTGAAATCAGCGGACTGAAATGGTCTGATATTGATATGGAAAAAAATATTATCCATGTTAGACGTACAATATCTAGGATTCCCTCAACTACAATAAATGGAAAGACTGAGATAATAATTGATACACCGAAAACAAAAAGCTCCTTGAGAGTGATTCCTTTAGCTGTAAATCTAAAAGAGTATCTATTAAAATGGAAAAAATGCGCAATAAGTGAGTATGTCATAAACTGTAGAGGTAGTTTTACCGAACCCAGAATCATTAACTACAGATTTAAAAAAAATGTGAAGACGGCACGGTTAGGTTCTATCCACTTCCATATGTTAAGGCATACATTTGCAACAAGATGTGTTGAAGAAGGAATTGATATTGCAACTTTAAGTAAAATATTAGGACACTCTTCTATAAAAATGACTTTAGATACGTATACAGATTCATTGTGGGAAAATAGAAAAGCTGCAATAAGTGTTATTGATAAAAGATTAAGCATCCACTCCTAA
- the ftsY gene encoding signal recognition particle-docking protein FtsY produces MGFFDKIKKAFMNEKEAQPAEIETDETQTEAVEEDGVLEEQQVEQEVTEQAQDDSLEAIEAESETEIDPLITVNPVTQAEELVDPEIIEEQAEEIIVQDKYEKGLEKTRKTFGERLNELFANFRSVDEDFFEELEETLIGADVGFDTAIKITESLRQEVKLRNVKKPAAVQNTIIEKMVDLYEAEGIEENNALNIQPNGLTVMLFVGVNGVGKTTSIGKLAHEFKQDGKKVLMAAADTFRAGAIDQLVVWGERAGVEVVRGNAGGDPAAVVFDAVERAKTENADILLVDTAGRLQNKVNLMNELEKIKRVIQRELPDAPHEVLLVVDATTGQNAMSQAKQFKETTDVTGLVLTKLDGTAKGGIVLAIRNELHLPVKLVGLGEGIDDLEPFDANDFAIGLFKGLLKVED; encoded by the coding sequence ATGGGATTTTTCGATAAAATAAAAAAGGCGTTTATGAATGAAAAAGAAGCACAGCCAGCTGAAATCGAAACAGACGAAACACAGACAGAAGCTGTGGAAGAAGATGGTGTTTTAGAAGAGCAACAAGTAGAACAAGAAGTGACGGAACAAGCACAAGATGATTCTCTTGAAGCTATAGAAGCAGAATCAGAAACGGAAATCGACCCTCTTATTACGGTGAACCCTGTGACACAAGCGGAAGAGCTTGTTGATCCTGAAATCATTGAGGAACAAGCAGAAGAAATCATCGTACAAGATAAGTATGAAAAAGGCTTAGAAAAAACCCGTAAAACCTTTGGCGAACGGTTGAATGAATTATTCGCTAATTTCCGTTCAGTTGATGAAGACTTTTTTGAAGAATTAGAAGAGACCTTGATCGGCGCTGACGTTGGTTTTGATACAGCCATAAAAATTACAGAATCCCTTCGTCAAGAAGTAAAATTACGTAACGTGAAAAAACCAGCTGCGGTTCAAAATACGATCATTGAAAAAATGGTTGATTTGTACGAAGCAGAAGGTATCGAAGAAAATAATGCCTTGAATATTCAACCAAATGGCTTAACTGTTATGTTATTTGTCGGTGTTAATGGTGTTGGTAAAACAACTAGTATCGGCAAACTAGCCCATGAATTCAAACAAGACGGAAAAAAAGTCTTAATGGCAGCTGCTGATACGTTTAGAGCAGGGGCTATCGATCAATTAGTTGTCTGGGGCGAACGTGCCGGTGTAGAAGTTGTTCGAGGCAATGCCGGTGGCGATCCAGCAGCAGTCGTCTTTGATGCCGTAGAACGTGCAAAAACGGAGAATGCAGATATCTTACTTGTAGATACAGCAGGACGCTTACAAAACAAAGTTAATTTGATGAACGAATTAGAAAAAATCAAACGTGTGATTCAGCGTGAATTGCCGGATGCGCCTCATGAAGTGTTGCTTGTAGTAGATGCAACGACTGGGCAAAACGCAATGTCACAAGCAAAACAATTTAAAGAAACGACCGATGTCACAGGCTTAGTCTTAACAAAATTGGATGGTACAGCAAAAGGCGGAATCGTCTTAGCGATTCGTAATGAGCTGCATTTACCAGTTAAGTTAGTTGGATTAGGTGAAGGAATTGATGATTTAGAACCGTTTGATGCAAATGATTTTGCAATTGGATTGTTTAAAGGCTTACTGAAAGTCGAAGATTAA